The following DNA comes from Musa acuminata AAA Group cultivar baxijiao chromosome BXJ1-4, Cavendish_Baxijiao_AAA, whole genome shotgun sequence.
TTTACATTATGTTAATAATGAGCTTTTATACTCagtcatataaaaatattatacaaaGAGGCAATCTCTAATCTAATCGTCTCCAAAGCCTCTTGGCTTCTTATCCATGTTCTTCATCTTCTCTTTTCACCCGGAATATCACGTGAGAATCGCATATTAAATAAAGATTGACCGACAAAATACTCACTACCAATACCATAACTTTGTTTCTTATCAATTATTCGAGATCAACTATTACATACAAATATTCCAATTGAATAAGTATGATCTTCACTTTCAACTAATGATCGATAACAAGACATTATTCATTGATTGAATACAATGAGATCTACTATTGCTGATATAAGTTTCAGTTATTCGGGATCAACTACTAAATACAAACATTCCAATTCAAGTTGCCTATTCCCCTACTTCAAAACGTGTAATACTGGAGACACATGAAAGAGAGGATCAAGGGAAACCATATCGCACCACCACTATCAAAGAAACAAAGCCAACGTTGAAGGAGACAAATTCACAAGCCATTAACCAAGGATCAACAATCAATGAAACCCCTTAGGACATAAGATGGGCTTGACATAACAGCTGCAGTAGATAACCCCAGCACTGGCATCGTTAACCATCTTCAAGATGATACATTTGATTGTGTGAGCATTTGGAAAACCTAGCCATTTCGCAACATTATAACCCATTTTCATCATCACTGACATCTCCAAACATGGCAGCCATTTTCATAGCTAGGTTTGCAGCCATTTCTCTCCTTTGAAAATCAGGCATCAGCCTCAAGTTGTCTCGCATGTTACCGATCTCAAACATTAGCCTTTCTAGATCATCCAGACCATAATGTGCATCTTCATCCAAATCGTTGATGTTGACTACATCAGATCCGAGCTCTTCTTGCTCCTCAAAATTTGATCCTGGTTTCTGTTCTACAGATATTTCTCCCTCTTGCTTCCCTCCTAGGTTCTCGACAATGTTGATTTCTGCACTAGGCTCATGTATTACAATTCCTCTTTCTAAGGCAGAAGTATTAGGAAAAACACTAGGGATGCCAGGAGCCAGAGTCGATGATGAGGTTTCAACTTCTGCTTCATGAATATTAGACATTTCATGTTTTGGGTCTTGATTGATCCCATCTGCTGTTTCATTATGCATTCTCGTCACAACGGCATCACTATAGTCATTCCACTCTTCATCAGAACCATGAGACAAAGCCTCATATTCGATCTCATACTCTGATTCATCATCTGTGGACTCTGCCATAGGCAAGGATACAAAATGAGAAACTAAGAATTTAAATTAGATCATACAGAAAAATATGGCTGAAATGATCAGAAACAACGGTCGACCGATTGGAAGGGTTACAAACAATAAATAATTAATAGACATTACAGTGGAATGACATCCAGTGTCGGCCTAGGATATGACTACAAGGAATCTAACAGCAAATGTCAATACCAATCAAGATTTAGTTTGGTTTaagtttgttaaaaatatgaaaaatagtaCGGTCAGTTTCTTCACCTTCTTTCTCAACTAAGGATGGATTTATTATTTTGTTTCCAGATTTCAGGATCATTCCAGGCCACATATGAGCAGACAGAGCTCCATACAACCGATCTACACCTTGCATATCACCATCAACTGAAAGACCTGACAATGCACATATTGCAATATTCCATTACCAGATTATTATAAAATGTGACATGGACATAAAAGAAGCATAATGTAGAAGCCAATTATATAGACATGTAATGGCATGAGAGATCACTTGATAGTCTTGAAGCCAAAAGGGCAAAATCGTACAAGTATGATGCACAATACAAATTTGCATTTTTCTTGTTAAGTGTAGTCCCTATCCTTCAAGATAGAAAATATAACAGAACTAAGCTAAAAGTTCCAGGGGGCAAAAAAATTCATTAACTTCAATTTCAAGTGTACTGAATGATTGTATGCAACAGCCAAGTATTAACAAAATTTTTCAAGGCAACATATGAGATAAGCAACAAACCCATATTGCTAATGTGCACCCTAGAACATGAATCTAGCAAATATTTGAAATTTAAGGTACAAAGGGGGTAAACTTACATTTATCAAAGTCAGCATTTGAGGCACAAGCTTCAATATACTCTATATTATGTTCGATGCACCAGTCTAGACAAGACTTTCTAATTTCCAAAGATGGTTCTTCATTCTCCAGTAAGCTACAAGCCTCAGTCTCATCAATCCCATAATCTACATACTCAGGGTGGGGATCACTACTGGACTCTCCACATTTCTGCATGCATCTTCTATACTCTGTATGGGCATAGTGACCAGTCACAAGATCTGCCTTGTTTCCTATGCATAGTAATATTTCAAACTTTTTAATATCAGTTTTGGCAACCCAATCTTGGAGGGCAACAAAAGAGGACTCCTGCAGATAAACCAAAGAAGGCAGAGTAAATTAGCCAATAACAAACTCATGCATGCTTCATACTGATTTGTAAAAATTAATGGAAATCTGAGCACACACACAAGAGGACAAAACATAGTCTAATTTCAAATATCAAGCCTgtcaaaacataaaaataaagacaAACTATCAAAATTAAAAAGCATAGATTGTGTTTCGAACATCATTCATGTCAAAAACCATCACTAAGGCATCCAGCTGCTTAGAAATAGGCAATGATCTAAATGAGAACTCTTCATCAAGATGAGCTGTCCATATAGAGAGATCAGCAGTGTAATATTTAGTGTCAATCGTCCACCTAGCAAAATAATCAAAGCATAAAAAGTTAAAATGTATAAGAATAACATTTCAACATCAACAATTTCATGAGAAGACAGCAAAGTAGAATAGTTTATTATTAACATGCATATTACATACCCTTGACAAAGGACCCCTGTTGACAAGTCGGATGTGTCTGGAAACTCAATTGAAAGCAATCCTGCAGTTAATGAAGACAACATCCAATGAGACACAAGAACCAAGAGAAAATAATTGGAGTTAAGCTGCTTGACAAGGTAACAAACAATAAGAAACATGTTTATTCAAGTTCACAAAGAAAAATATCCCTTTAAAGTTTGAACATGACGAATTTATGCACGGGATTTAAACTACCAACTAATTGAGACCTCCATCTCTCTCTTGGGCTACAATTGGATATTAAGACGCTATAATACATATGAAGCTACTTATATTAGAAATCAAC
Coding sequences within:
- the LOC135671790 gene encoding uncharacterized protein LOC135671790 isoform X1 encodes the protein MAAADNGGGSGGGSGSLETRPGVLLVGSPNVGKRTLLSRLLSIEFPDTSDLSTGVLCQGWTIDTKYYTADLSIWTAHLDEEFSFRSLPISKQLDALVMVFDMNDESSFVALQDWVAKTDIKKFEILLCIGNKADLVTGHYAHTEYRRCMQKCGESSSDPHPEYVDYGIDETEACSLLENEEPSLEIRKSCLDWCIEHNIEYIEACASNADFDKCLSVDGDMQGVDRLYGALSAHMWPGMILKSGNKIINPSLVEKEESTDDESEYEIEYEALSHGSDEEWNDYSDAVVTRMHNETADGINQDPKHEMSNIHEAEVETSSSTLAPGIPSVFPNTSALERGIVIHEPSAEINIVENLGGKQEGEISVEQKPGSNFEEQEELGSDVVNINDLDEDAHYGLDDLERLMFEIGNMRDNLRLMPDFQRREMAANLAMKMAAMFGDVSDDENGL
- the LOC135671790 gene encoding uncharacterized protein LOC135671790 isoform X2, with the protein product MIGTSLCGLLSIEFPDTSDLSTGVLCQGWTIDTKYYTADLSIWTAHLDEEFSFRSLPISKQLDALVMVFDMNDESSFVALQDWVAKTDIKKFEILLCIGNKADLVTGHYAHTEYRRCMQKCGESSSDPHPEYVDYGIDETEACSLLENEEPSLEIRKSCLDWCIEHNIEYIEACASNADFDKCLSVDGDMQGVDRLYGALSAHMWPGMILKSGNKIINPSLVEKEESTDDESEYEIEYEALSHGSDEEWNDYSDAVVTRMHNETADGINQDPKHEMSNIHEAEVETSSSTLAPGIPSVFPNTSALERGIVIHEPSAEINIVENLGGKQEGEISVEQKPGSNFEEQEELGSDVVNINDLDEDAHYGLDDLERLMFEIGNMRDNLRLMPDFQRREMAANLAMKMAAMFGDVSDDENGL